TGAGTACTTTATTTCTTTGATTAACCAGACATCAGTCCGGCAACCCATCCACAAGCACCCACGCTTATCGACTGTATTTTTTGTTAAAGATCATTCAGTTACAGCAGCTAAACTATCTTCCGTTCCGCTGTGTCGCTGCGAGAGAGGCCGAACTATACTCACTCACCCACTGGCCGTCAACTACTCATTGCAGATTTTTGAAAGAAAATTCATAACACGCTGTTTTTACACAATTGAAAATTCGTATGCATCGCCGCGTCATTCAACTCCAGGCACGGTATTTTTTGTGGCGCGGATGAATCCCCAATCAACTTTCGAGCAGCCGCACCAAAGCAAGGCAGCAGCGGAGGCCTATAGCGGTGATAGAATCAGTGTTGCCTTACATAATCAGAATTCATTACAGAGGACAACACCATGGCCGCTAGCGAAGCACTCTGGTCACCGACACCCAAGCAGATTGAGCAATCCAATATCCAGCGCTTCATCAAACATGTCAACAAGTCACGCTCATTGAAGCTTGATGGCTATCAAGCCCTCTATGATTGGTCAATTGAGCAAATTGAAGCATTTTGGGCGGAGCTGTGGGATTTCTGTGATGTCAAAGCCAGCAAACGCTGGGAAATCACTCTGAAAAATGAAGGCCGGATGCCTGGTGCAGAGTGGTTTGTCGGCGCACGTCTGAATTTTGCCGAAAACTTGCTGCGTTACCGCGACCATCGAGCAGCTTTGCTTTTTCGGGGCGAAGACAAGCTGCAAGCCGAGTACAGTTTTTCTGAGTTGCACGGAGAGGTAGCCAAGGTTGCCCATGCACTGAAACAATTAGGAATCAAGCCGGGGGATCGCGTTGCTGGCTTTCTGCCTAATTTGCCACAAACCGTCATCGCGATGTTGGCAGCGACCAGCCTGGGAGCCATCTGGTCATCATGCTCACCAGATTTTGGCGCAGAAGCGGTCATTGATCGCTTCGGACAGATCGAACCTAAGGTGCTGTTTGCCGTAGATGGCTACTTCTATGCAGGCAAAACTATTTCCACCTTGGATCGGGTTGCTGAGATTGCCGACAGGCTGCCGAGCCTTGACAGGTTGGTAGTGGTGCCATATCTAGACCCCACGCCAGACTTGGAAGATCTACCCAATGCAATCAATTGGCTTGATTTTGCGGACAATAACGCAAAGGACATCCATTTCGAACAGCTTCCGTTCGACCATCCGCTTTATATTATGTATTCGAGCGGCACCACTGGTGCGCCAAAATGCATTGTCCATTCCGCTGGTGGCACGCTACTGCAACACCTGAAGGAACACGTCTTACACGGTGATCTGACTCGCCAGGATCGCCTGTTCTACTTCACCACCTGCGGATGGATGATGTGGAATTGGCAAGTTTCCGCACTGGCCGTTGGCGCGACCATTGCACTTTATGATGGCTCACCCTTCCACCCCAACGCAAATGTGCTTTGGGACTATGCAGAAGACGAATGCTTCACTGTTTTTGGCACAAGTGC
This portion of the Chitinivorax tropicus genome encodes:
- a CDS encoding acetoacetate--CoA ligase; translation: MAASEALWSPTPKQIEQSNIQRFIKHVNKSRSLKLDGYQALYDWSIEQIEAFWAELWDFCDVKASKRWEITLKNEGRMPGAEWFVGARLNFAENLLRYRDHRAALLFRGEDKLQAEYSFSELHGEVAKVAHALKQLGIKPGDRVAGFLPNLPQTVIAMLAATSLGAIWSSCSPDFGAEAVIDRFGQIEPKVLFAVDGYFYAGKTISTLDRVAEIADRLPSLDRLVVVPYLDPTPDLEDLPNAINWLDFADNNAKDIHFEQLPFDHPLYIMYSSGTTGAPKCIVHSAGGTLLQHLKEHVLHGDLTRQDRLFYFTTCGWMMWNWQVSALAVGATIALYDGSPFHPNANVLWDYAEDECFTVFGTSAKYLSALEKAGGQPAKTHEIDDLKVVLSTGSPLLPESFNYVYRAIKSDIRLSSISGGTDIISCFALGNPVLPVYRGELQCRGLGMAVAIFNDDGKPIQGEKGELVCTKPFPSMPIGFWNDADGSKYRSAYFERFTNTWCHGDYAELTSHNGIIIHGRSDTVLNPGGVRIGTAEIYRQVETFPEIMESMAVGQEWEGDVRVILFVRMQPKQSLRQELIERIKSRIREGTSPRHVPAKIIEIADIPRTINGKIVELAVRNVIHGLPVKNKDALANPEALALFEKLADLQS